In Carassius gibelio isolate Cgi1373 ecotype wild population from Czech Republic chromosome B19, carGib1.2-hapl.c, whole genome shotgun sequence, one DNA window encodes the following:
- the LOC127979226 gene encoding uncharacterized protein LOC127979226 isoform X2 produces the protein MKHKNILQKANRKKTEARLTGGGPPPPPLTPSEELALSLNKGRPVVAGIPGGSSSHILCTTSDGEKRVKYTDGRIVLLDSPERTQSVTVDEDDDDDEETTSAVTEVDNAGRSTEYIPRDLPTDEGPSASAHNLSRLPAKELYKVHLQKQIRKSDMEMDLIQLQMEEKRLLIKKAALEIELLENRLKEMKK, from the exons atgaaacacaaaaacattctgcaaaaag CTAACAGAAAAAAGACTGAAGCCCGTCTAACTGGCGGGGGGCCACCACCACCTCCCCTCACCCCATCTGAGGAGCTGGCTCTGTCCCTTAATAAAGGGCGACCAGTGGTTGCTGGCATTCCAGGGGGCAGTTCATCACACATACTATGCACCACAAGTGATGGTGAAAAAAGGGTGAAAT ATACTGATGGACGGATTGTATTATTGGACTCTCCAGAAAGAACACAGTCTGTCACAGTT gatgaagatgatgatgacgatgaagagaCCACATCTGCTGTGACAGAAGTGGACAATGCTGGTAGATCCACTGAG TACATACCTAGGGATTTGCCCACAGATGAGGGTCCTTCAGCCTCAGCACACAATCTAAGCAGG TTGCCAGCAAAGgagctgtataaggtccatcttcaaaaacaaataagaaaaagtgacatggagatggaccttatacagcttcaaatggaagagaaaaggctcctcattaaaaaagcagcacttGAAATAGAATTACTTGAGAATCGCCTTAAG gaaatgaagaaataa
- the LOC127979226 gene encoding uncharacterized protein LOC127979226 isoform X1 has translation MYISYLIRCNPSGATRTLSQVKMKHKNILQKANRKKTEARLTGGGPPPPPLTPSEELALSLNKGRPVVAGIPGGSSSHILCTTSDGEKRVKYTDGRIVLLDSPERTQSVTVDEDDDDDEETTSAVTEVDNAGRSTEYIPRDLPTDEGPSASAHNLSRLPAKELYKVHLQKQIRKSDMEMDLIQLQMEEKRLLIKKAALEIELLENRLKEMKK, from the exons atgtatatttcttatttaataaggTGTAATCCTTCTGGAGCCACAAGAACTTTAAGCCAagtcaaaatgaaacacaaaaacattctgcaaaaag CTAACAGAAAAAAGACTGAAGCCCGTCTAACTGGCGGGGGGCCACCACCACCTCCCCTCACCCCATCTGAGGAGCTGGCTCTGTCCCTTAATAAAGGGCGACCAGTGGTTGCTGGCATTCCAGGGGGCAGTTCATCACACATACTATGCACCACAAGTGATGGTGAAAAAAGGGTGAAAT ATACTGATGGACGGATTGTATTATTGGACTCTCCAGAAAGAACACAGTCTGTCACAGTT gatgaagatgatgatgacgatgaagagaCCACATCTGCTGTGACAGAAGTGGACAATGCTGGTAGATCCACTGAG TACATACCTAGGGATTTGCCCACAGATGAGGGTCCTTCAGCCTCAGCACACAATCTAAGCAGG TTGCCAGCAAAGgagctgtataaggtccatcttcaaaaacaaataagaaaaagtgacatggagatggaccttatacagcttcaaatggaagagaaaaggctcctcattaaaaaagcagcacttGAAATAGAATTACTTGAGAATCGCCTTAAG gaaatgaagaaataa